One part of the Solanum dulcamara chromosome 3, daSolDulc1.2, whole genome shotgun sequence genome encodes these proteins:
- the LOC129883464 gene encoding tobamovirus multiplication protein 1-like: protein MTRLLLGSSPIDKLVYNWLYDVINKSVQWQDEIFFSLCASYALVSIVALIQLVRIHLRVPQYGWTTQKVFNQMNFIANGVGAIVFEFHKHIFLFYPNKVLLTRAILDLQGLLFFSTFTILILFWAEIYHQATNSLSSTYKLRISYFSINGAIYLIQACIYIVVEDNNTVKLLLFIGRIFIEIISFIAALGFLIYSPSLYHLQFFFFFFITHHKISLEPLSKTQIQSTRFLFLQKNLKFFSSTPFVRPRSRKVKTREIGGFLDGVNSNESTYDS, encoded by the coding sequence ATGACAAGGTTACTACTTGGATCATCACCAATTGACAAGTTGGTGTACAACTGGTTGTACGACGTGATCAACAAGTCCGTTCAATGGCAAGATGAAATTTTCTTCTCCCTTTGTGCTTCGTATGCTCTCGTTTCAATTGTTGCGTTAATTCAATTAGTAAGAATTCATTTAAGGGTACCTCAATATGGTTGGACAACACAAAAAGTGTTCAATCAAATGAACTTTATTGCAAATGGTGTTGGTGCAATCGTCTTTGAATTTCACAAACACATTTTTCTGTTCTATCCTAATAAGGTCCTTCTGACTCGCGCAATTTTGGACCTACAAGGACTCCTTTTCTTTTCAACATTCACAatccttattttattttgggcTGAGATATATCACCAAGCTACGAATAGtttatcatcaacatataagtTGAGGATTTCTTATTTTTCGataaatggtgcaatatacTTGATTCAGGCTTGTATTTATATCGTGGTCGAGGACAATAACACAGTGAAATTATTACTATTCATAGGGAGGATATTTATAGAAATTATATCGTTTATTGCAGCATTGGGCTTTTTGATATATTCACCATCACTATATCACcttcaattcttcttcttcttcttcatcaccCACCACAAAATATCACTAGAACCATTATCGAAAACCCAAATACAGAGCaccagatttttatttttacaaaaaaatcttAAGTTTTTTTCATCAACACCATTTGTAAGACCCAGAAGTCGAAAAGTCAAAACGAGGGAAATTGGAGGATTTTTGGACGGTGTCAATTCAAATGAGTcgacctacgactcgtag